The following are encoded together in the Candidatus Brocadiaceae bacterium genome:
- a CDS encoding glycosyltransferase family 9 protein: protein MWRLQSSVEAALRGVAPKHATVVRAGGLGDTVLVLPALEMVRRSSPDVTVALVGSAWAEHLRPLVSPPVRVVRFDGPEMTPLFAPGADGDPTGAFARADLAVLYTADPRDALVGNARRLCPGRTVSWPVDPPAGRHAAAHFAGAVADTVPEPRDLPPAGLRVSPDLSAWAGEWLAERLPEAAGPVAVHPGSGGRRKCWAPEHFAHLMGALGRPVVLLEGPADAAPCARTAALAGPGAAPARAAGLSVAQTAALLSRCRLYVGNDSGVSHLGAGLGVPTVAVFGPTDPRTWRPLGRRVVSCGGNGAWPDPALVLDACRRLLQPA, encoded by the coding sequence ATGTGGAGACTTCAGAGCAGCGTGGAGGCGGCCCTGCGCGGCGTCGCGCCGAAGCACGCGACCGTCGTGCGGGCGGGCGGCCTGGGCGACACCGTCCTGGTGCTGCCCGCCCTGGAGATGGTGCGCCGTTCGAGTCCGGACGTGACGGTCGCCCTGGTCGGGAGCGCGTGGGCCGAACACCTGCGGCCCCTGGTCTCGCCGCCGGTGCGGGTGGTCCGTTTCGACGGCCCGGAGATGACGCCGCTGTTCGCCCCCGGCGCCGACGGCGACCCGACGGGCGCCTTTGCGCGCGCCGACCTGGCGGTGCTCTACACCGCCGACCCCCGGGACGCCCTTGTGGGCAATGCACGGCGCCTCTGCCCCGGCCGCACGGTCTCCTGGCCGGTCGACCCGCCGGCCGGCCGGCACGCGGCCGCGCACTTCGCCGGCGCGGTGGCCGACACGGTTCCCGAGCCCCGCGACCTGCCCCCCGCAGGCCTCCGGGTCTCGCCCGACCTGTCCGCATGGGCAGGCGAATGGCTGGCCGAGCGCCTGCCGGAGGCGGCCGGGCCCGTGGCCGTGCACCCGGGCAGCGGCGGCCGGCGCAAGTGCTGGGCGCCGGAGCACTTCGCGCACCTCATGGGTGCCCTGGGCCGGCCCGTCGTGCTGCTGGAAGGCCCCGCCGACGCCGCGCCCTGCGCGCGCACGGCCGCGTTGGCCGGCCCCGGCGCGGCCCCCGCCCGTGCCGCGGGACTGTCCGTGGCACAGACGGCCGCCCTGCTGAGCCGCTGCCGCCTCTACGTGGGCAACGACAGCGGCGTGAGCCACCTGGGCGCAGGACTGGGCGTGCCCACGGTCGCCGTGTTCGGCCCGACCGACCCGCGCACGTGGCGCCCGCTGGGCCGGCGCGTTGTCTCCTGCGGCGGGAACGGCGCCTGGCCGGACCCCGCCCTGGTTCTGGACGCCTGCCGCCGCCTGCTTCAGCCCGCCTGA
- the surE gene encoding 5'/3'-nucleotidase SurE: MKILLTNDDGPFSPGLTALAAALERIGEVTVVCPAEERSGVSHAITHLMPVRRASVTLRDGRPATAVSGTPADCVKFALAEVLATPPDLVVSGLNMGINAGIDLFYSGTVSAAVEGALNGVRSVACSTSPENLARVAEAAERAVEVLGLILADAPAAALLFNVNVPELHGAARPCVRLTRQSTTYPPGRYLLSRGPRGRTVHWLSWDADDGTHPEDSDVAALRAGCVSVTPLLLDRTDAGALEALARAANGCLADT; the protein is encoded by the coding sequence ATGAAGATCCTGCTGACCAATGACGACGGGCCGTTCTCCCCCGGGCTGACCGCCCTGGCCGCGGCGCTCGAACGGATCGGCGAGGTGACCGTCGTCTGCCCGGCCGAGGAACGCAGCGGCGTGAGCCACGCGATCACGCACCTGATGCCGGTACGCCGGGCCTCGGTGACGCTGCGCGACGGCCGCCCGGCCACGGCCGTCAGCGGTACGCCGGCCGATTGCGTCAAGTTCGCCCTGGCCGAGGTGCTCGCGACGCCCCCCGACCTGGTGGTGAGCGGCCTCAACATGGGCATCAATGCCGGCATCGACCTCTTTTACAGCGGCACGGTGTCGGCCGCCGTGGAGGGCGCGCTGAACGGCGTGCGGTCCGTCGCGTGCTCGACCAGCCCGGAGAACCTCGCGCGCGTGGCCGAGGCGGCCGAGCGGGCCGTGGAGGTGCTGGGCCTCATCCTGGCCGATGCCCCGGCCGCGGCGCTCCTCTTCAACGTCAACGTACCCGAACTGCACGGGGCCGCCCGGCCGTGCGTGCGGCTCACGCGCCAGAGCACCACCTATCCGCCGGGGCGCTACCTCCTGAGCCGGGGGCCCCGGGGCCGCACGGTCCACTGGCTCTCGTGGGACGCCGACGACGGCACGCACCCGGAGGACTCCGACGTGGCGGCTCTGAGGGCGGGGTGCGTGTCGGTAACGCCCCTGCTGCTGGACCGGACGGACGCCGGC